The DNA segment TGTGATGCAATCGACTAGAGTAGAGCCGGATGGCTACGTCATGATGTTGACTCCCACGGGGGCCTGTGAAGCTGTAAGTGGAGGGACGTCCCCAAGTGGAGGGACGCCTCCTAATACCAACACCAATGGTAATGCAAATCCCTCTAATGGCTCTCAGACAGGAACAGGTTCCTCACCTGCCCTTACCAATCCGAGCAACAACTCCAGCAACAATCCTAGCCCCAATCTTTCGCCAGATCACAACAGGCGATTCATCATCTTTGGTAATTCCGTATTGCGAGTGAAGCGCAACGTTCCTTTCACAAGAAAACTCATGGTGTGGCCTACGCCGCACAATCCATCGAATATTCGATTCGAAGCAGTAGGCACACTGCCTCAAGGGGTGACTATAAGCACGGATGGCAATCTAAGCGGCGTAGTTCAACTTCCGCAAGGGGTTTATCGTGCAAGGATACGCGCGCAAGCTCCTAGCGGCCCGACACCAATCTATACCATGATCTTAAGAGTCCAAGAATGATCGAGGTTAGGGGTTGAAGGCAGACATATCTTGATCCATCTCAATACAGTGCAATAAGAATTGGCTGTCTCTTTGCTGAGTATTTGTGCTGTCTGATCCTTCGAAACACTTTTTTACGTCAAGAGAATATGAGCCTCGGAGGCAAACGGAGGGTGCCTTTACTCAGCGTGCCTGGATCAGGAGCGGCTGCACCTGATAACTCTGAATCAAGTCCGAAAAACTTTCCGGACCGCGACTGAGTTGCTGTGCTCCTCGCTGAGAAACATAAGAAGTTTCGCTTAGTATGCTCGTTTTTTGCTCCATCTGCATAGGGGGACTATGCGGAGGCGTCTAGTCTTTGTGCTCACAGCGTTTCAGAAGGGCCTTAATCTTTAACGCTGTATAGCCAGCCTTCTGTGTCGGATGCTAGCAGCTAAGATCAGAAGGCAGGCTGATATTTGCTCGATGCGTGTCTGAAGAATGCCCAGCGAATTCACAAGGGATGAGCTTGTGGGGGGCTACACTATCTAAGGTTTAGACAGACGAGGCGGTTTTTTCGGCTTGGAACGAGCAGAGAGAGGAATGAGCCTTGCGTTTGCGAATAATCTCGGCCACGCTTTCGGGCACGTATTGAGGCCAATCTGGGTCGTTGCGCTGGATTTTTTCGGCGACTTCTCGTGAACTGAGCCGGAGCAGATCAGGCTGTTTTACTTGGATTTCGACAATTTGTTTTCGAGCAATCAAGTATCGAACCAAAGGAGCGGATGGATTGCCTTGCAACAGGTCCTCTATGCCTTCGAGGCGCTGTGTCTCGCGAGAGAGGCGAGGATAGACGTAGAGTCGAACGTTTTTCTTAAATAGACGACCGAACGATTCGAGGATGCCACCGTCGAGGTGCGCGTAGTATTTTTCTTGCAGAATTTCGCTTAGCGTGGGCGTGCCGAGCACGATGCCAATGTGGGCTTGGGTGTAGGTGTTGAAGAATTCTACGAGTCTGTAAAACTCGGAATAATCCGAGATGAGCGTCAATTTGCCTGTGCTGGCGATCATGTCTGCACGGAAGAGGAAGTCTTCGTAATCGACGGTGTTGCCGGTGACTAAGTTGCGGGTGGAGATTTCGAGTATTTCTACGGGGTCTGTCTGTGAATCCATCTGGTGGTAGATTTCACGAGCTCCGGCGAGCATGTCGAGATTTACGCGGGTGATTGGGCGAAACGTGCCGCGTTCAATCAACAGCGGTTTATTATACATGACTTCACTGGCTTGGATGACTTCGCCGCTGGGGGCAAACATCGCTGCGCGAGTCAGGCCTTTGTTTACTAGGATCAAACTTACGACGCGGTTATCCACCATGGCGAAGTCTGGGCCGCTGAATTTGAGCATGTCGATGTTGATCCGCTCGGTGTTTAAGCCATCGAGTAAGGACTCGATGAATTCGGAGGTGCGGCGGGAGATATTGAATGCGCCGTAGATGAGGTTTACGCCGAGAATTCCGAGAGCTTCTTGCTGTTGTAGCGCGAATTTGTCGAAGAGTCGGACGTGGAGGATGATGTCATTGGGTGGTGTGCGGGGGTGGAGTTGGAAGCGTATCCCCATCCAGCCGTGGGCCTCTTGGTGGTATTTGAAGCTGCGTGTGGTGACGGTGTCGGCAAAGGAGAAGAATACGGTGTCGGCACCGCGTTTTGCATCGAGGCGCTCGACCAAGAGTCGAAATTCATATTCGAGCATGCTTTGGAGGCGGGAACGGCAGACGTATCGTTCTGCGGGGCCGTAGATTGTGTCGCTGATGGTCATGTCGTATGCGGATATTGTCTTGGCGATGGTGCCTGAGGCTCCTCCGGCGCGGAAGAACCAGCGGGCGACTTCTTGGCCGGCTCCGATTTCGGCGAAGGTGCCATACTGGGAGCGGACTTGATTGACGGCGCGGGCTTTTTCCAAGGTGTCTGTGATGCGAGGAGCTGCTGGATTCATAAGAGATACGGCAACTAGATGTTTTGCGTTGCGAGGAACCGCTCTGCTTCGATGGCGGCTGCACAGCCGGTGCCGGCAGCTGTGATTGCTTGACGATAGATGGGATCGGCGACATCGCCGCATGCAAAGACGCCGGGGATGTTCATGGCTGTGCCGCGTTCGGGTTTGAGGTAGCCGTTTGCGTCTGTGGTGAGTTGATTTTTGAAAATTTCAACATTTGGGACGTGGCCGATCGCGATGAAGACGCCGGCGCATTCGATGAATTGAAGGTGGTCGGGGGCGACTGTTGAGCGCAATGTGACGCCGGTGACTTTGCCTTGCTGGACGTCGTGGATTTCTGCGATTTCGGAATTCCAATGTAGTTTGATTTTGGGATGAGCGAGGACGCGTTCTGCCATAATTTTGGAGGCGCGGAGGGTATCGCGGCGGTGCACGAGATGAATCTCTGAACCGAACCGCGTGAGATAGAGGGCTTCTTCCGCGGCTGAGTCGCCGCCACCGACCACGACTAGGGGACGATTGCGAAACATGGGCAGGGCGCCATCGCATGTGGCACAGTATGTGACGCCTTTTTTTTCCAGGAGCCGCTCACTTTCTAAGCCGAGCTTTCGTGGGCTCGATCCTGTAGCGATGATGAGCGCGCGGGCAGAGATCCAATCGCCCTCGATTTCGAGTTGGAAGGGGTAAGTGTGAAGGTTAGCGGAGGTGAGTTGAGCGAAGCGGATGCGGGCGCCGAAACGCTCGGCTTGTGCTTGCATGCGCATCATGAGTTCGGTGCCATCGATGCCTTCTGGGAAACCGGGGAAGTTTTCTACGATGGAGGTGGTGGTAAGGAGTCCGCCTGGAAGGTTGCCTGTAAGGACTAGTGGGGCTAGGCCTGCGCGTGCGGTGTAGAGAGCGGCTGTGAGGCCGGCACATCCGGTGCCGAGGATGACGACGTTTTCGATGGGGTGTTGGGTCATATTGAGCTGGATGGAAGTTAATTTATTTCGAAAGCGACGCCAACCAATGGTGGCAGTGTGAAGTGTAAGGCATCGTTTTTGATGTGGGGAGTGACGGGGGGGTCTAGTGGGTAAGAGGAGAAGAGTTGGTTTGCGGTCTTTAGGGTGAATTTGAAGTCTTCGAGTGGGATGGAGAATGTGCGAGGTTCTTCGCTGCGGTTGATGGCGACGAGGATTTTTTGTGAGTCGTTTTGTCGGATGAATGCAAAGGTGTCTTCGGCGTCATTTACGTAGATGTCATGTTGGTGGCCGTCGGCGAGGGCTTTGTTTTGGGCGCGAAAACATAAGGCGGCGCGGTAAGTTGCGTGGAGGGAGGAGTCGAATTGGTTTTCGTCGGGGTCGTGTCGGTGGCCTCGCGGGTCGAGGGTTTCGGGCTCCATTGGGAGGTCTGGCCAGGGCATGGGTTTGCGGTCGCAGGGGTCGTCGGCTCCCCACATGCCGGCTTCTGTGCCGTAGTAGATCATGGGTGCACCGACTGCGGTGACTTGGTAGAAAAGGATGAGGCGTTGGAGGGTGCGATGTTCCTCAGAAGGCTTGCGGGTATTGTATTTTGGGTTTTGTCGGGCTGAGACGAAGCGGGATTCGTCGTAGTCGAAGATGGCGGCGTTGATGTAGTTGCGGTTTTTGGAATTTACGATCATGGAGGCGAGGCGATCGGTGTCGTGGGAGTCCATGAGATTTTGGAGGGCACGGGCAACGGAGGGGTGATGGGCATTGCGGCGGTCGCGAATCATTTTGGTGAATTCAGAGGCGCGGATTGCTCGATCGATAAGGTATCCTTTTACTGGGACGGCGAATCCGTGGTAGTTCATGGCAGCGGAGAAACCGCCTTGGATGATGAATTGGGAGGCGTCTTTCCAGACTTCGGCGACGGTGTAGGCATTGGGGTTAATTTTTCGGACGTGGGCGTTCCAATCTTTCCAGAAGCCGATGGGGAGTTCGTCGGCGACGTCGAGGCGCCATCCGTCGATGCCGTCGGAGGGATTGCCATCACCGTTGGGATCCATCCAGCGTCGGGTGATTTCAAAGATGTAAGCTTTGGGGGCTGGATGCATGTTGAGGCCATCGGGTGTGTGGCGGAGGACGGGTAGGGTGCCGAATCCCCA comes from the Candidatus Methylacidiphilales bacterium genome and includes:
- a CDS encoding TonB-dependent receptor; the encoded protein is MNPAAPRITDTLEKARAVNQVRSQYGTFAEIGAGQEVARWFFRAGGASGTIAKTISAYDMTISDTIYGPAERYVCRSRLQSMLEYEFRLLVERLDAKRGADTVFFSFADTVTTRSFKYHQEAHGWMGIRFQLHPRTPPNDIILHVRLFDKFALQQQEALGILGVNLIYGAFNISRRTSEFIESLLDGLNTERINIDMLKFSGPDFAMVDNRVVSLILVNKGLTRAAMFAPSGEVIQASEVMYNKPLLIERGTFRPITRVNLDMLAGAREIYHQMDSQTDPVEILEISTRNLVTGNTVDYEDFLFRADMIASTGKLTLISDYSEFYRLVEFFNTYTQAHIGIVLGTPTLSEILQEKYYAHLDGGILESFGRLFKKNVRLYVYPRLSRETQRLEGIEDLLQGNPSAPLVRYLIARKQIVEIQVKQPDLLRLSSREVAEKIQRNDPDWPQYVPESVAEIIRKRKAHSSLCSFQAEKTASSV
- a CDS encoding alpha-amylase family glycosyl hydrolase → MKILYILPLACLLFSIACKNLASPSGEDKTSPQPPPFETEEAPSSEEPLPSTPPAPPQAEKKSDSTSPAAPQDPSNTAANQADSASSQPQASEETHPPQEPAPSPRGTFHDPSKDIVYYLDLSGTAPPLEVPTDPTAAESAQNVPDWAQYAIWYQIFPERFRNGDPRNDPTHDSLEFPDTVPASWQVTPWTRQWYEREPAWETGKSFFDSVFNRRYGGDLQGVIEKLDYLADLGINAIYFNPVFYGRSTHKYDGACLHHIDPFFGPDPIGDLAIIEKENEDPSNWQWTSADKLFLHLLQEAKKRNIRVIIDGVFNHTGTHFFAFRDIKLNQENSPYRDWYQIEEFDDPRTRRYEFRYKGWWGFGTLPVLRHTPDGLNMHPAPKAYIFEITRRWMDPNGDGNPSDGIDGWRLDVADELPIGFWKDWNAHVRKINPNAYTVAEVWKDASQFIIQGGFSAAMNYHGFAVPVKGYLIDRAIRASEFTKMIRDRRNAHHPSVARALQNLMDSHDTDRLASMIVNSKNRNYINAAIFDYDESRFVSARQNPKYNTRKPSEEHRTLQRLILFYQVTAVGAPMIYYGTEAGMWGADDPCDRKPMPWPDLPMEPETLDPRGHRHDPDENQFDSSLHATYRAALCFRAQNKALADGHQHDIYVNDAEDTFAFIRQNDSQKILVAINRSEEPRTFSIPLEDFKFTLKTANQLFSSYPLDPPVTPHIKNDALHFTLPPLVGVAFEIN
- the trxB gene encoding thioredoxin-disulfide reductase, coding for MTQHPIENVVILGTGCAGLTAALYTARAGLAPLVLTGNLPGGLLTTTSIVENFPGFPEGIDGTELMMRMQAQAERFGARIRFAQLTSANLHTYPFQLEIEGDWISARALIIATGSSPRKLGLESERLLEKKGVTYCATCDGALPMFRNRPLVVVGGGDSAAEEALYLTRFGSEIHLVHRRDTLRASKIMAERVLAHPKIKLHWNSEIAEIHDVQQGKVTGVTLRSTVAPDHLQFIECAGVFIAIGHVPNVEIFKNQLTTDANGYLKPERGTAMNIPGVFACGDVADPIYRQAITAAGTGCAAAIEAERFLATQNI